In Mustela nigripes isolate SB6536 chromosome 10, MUSNIG.SB6536, whole genome shotgun sequence, one DNA window encodes the following:
- the LOC132026321 gene encoding ERO1-like protein beta has product MSRGTQRSGAGRGAAAVQLLVTLSFLPRVVEAQGVWGHICISRGRERNNWEFLSKIPVGIKAGSSNKYSKVANDTKELEDCEQANKLGAINSTLRCVHMKISLIKIVILSTTLRSFLLLFGNRSGPFLPAPALPTSKATGFNPAPS; this is encoded by the exons ATGAGCCGGGGAACCCAGCGGTCCGGCGCCGGGCGGGGGGCGGCCGCAGTGCAGCTGCTGGTCACCCTGAGCTTCCTCCCTCGCGTCGTCGAGGCCCAGGGAGTTTGGGGACACATTTGCAtttccagagggagagaaagaaacaactgGGAATTTCTG AGCAAAATTCCAGTCGGAATTAAAGCTGGGAGTTCTAATAAGTACTCAAAAGTGGCAAACGATACCAAAGAATTAGAAGACTGTGAGCAAGCTAATAAACTGGGAGCAATTAACAGCACGCTAAGGTGTGTACACATGAAAATCAGTTTAATCAAGATAGTTATTTTGTCTACCACCCTGAGAAGTTTTCTCCTGCTCTTTGGAAATCGCTCTGGTCCTTTTCTTCCTGCCCCTGCATTGCCCACTTCGAAGGCCACTGGTTTTAACCCAGCGCCATCTTGA